One Halobacterium zhouii genomic region harbors:
- a CDS encoding DUF7692 domain-containing protein translates to MRIRTDGDYEHRKDTIEAAANRLDCNKTKAVLVSCDVVGSLLDNLEDALEHEEISPRVKREIAAEISTRKIEIDLSNVEASVAID, encoded by the coding sequence ATGCGAATTCGGACTGACGGCGATTACGAGCACCGGAAGGACACGATAGAAGCGGCCGCGAACCGTTTGGACTGCAACAAGACGAAGGCTGTGCTCGTCTCGTGTGACGTTGTGGGTTCTCTCTTGGACAATTTGGAAGATGCATTGGAGCATGAGGAAATCTCTCCTCGAGTAAAGCGAGAGATCGCCGCAGAAATTAGCACGAGAAAAATAGAAATCGACCTGTCCAATGTCGAAGCCTCGGTAGCAATTGATTAG